The Vagococcus penaei genome includes the window TCTATTGAGTTATCGGATGATTACTATGACGGTTTAACTAAATATTCACTAGATAACCAAGAAGATATTGTCATTAATTGGTTATCTTCAGCAAAAGAAGTAAGCTACAAAGCGGATATGGTGTATGAAGATTATACAGATATGCACCAAATACCTGTTGAAATTGATAGACGATTCATAGAAAAAGCTATGAATCGCTTAACATTTTTCCATTTTGATAACCTTAAAAAATATATGCCATTATTAAATTCAAGAGAAGATTTTTTAGGGGAAAAATGGTTAAATATTACCAATCGTACAATATACGCAAACGTTCCAATGAAAATGACACGTCATGATTTAACAGCACAAGAAAAGCTGAGAATTGTTGAATTATATTTAGCAGAAGTGGCTCAAAAAATTAAGAAGAACTTTAACAGTCATAGGGGGACGAATAAATTCATTGGCTATCCAGTAAAAGACTATGTGACGGATTATAAGAAACGTATTCCTAACTATGATACGTCTAAATTATTCATGGATAAAAACCCTCAAACAGTACAACGTTTTGTGATTGATGATGATTATTTTGTGTACGAATCAGCGATTATTAACTTAACAGAAAAACAATTGATTGATCGTATTGGGGAACGGGTACAAGAATTAAAAGAGCATTATTCAGAAGTTTACTTGATACGTATGGATGAAAACATGCATAGAGAATCAGCTAAAAGTGAAAACATGAAGCTACATGAGTTTAACCCTAACGCTAAAGATGTTCACTTTGAAGGCTTCCAACCAGACTTCATTCTATATCTTCAAAATGCCGACTTTTTCTTACAAGTCTTTATTGAACCAAAAGGTGGTAAAATCGAAGAACAACAATGGAAAGAAGACTTGTTGATGTATATTAACGAACATGAAGTAGAATTAGCTTTTGAAGATGAATTAGAAGGCGTTAAAATCAAAGGACTAAAATTCTACATAATCAATGACGGTAGAAATACTATGAAACAACTTGCCAGAATTGCGATTGATGGTGAGTTTAGAGGGTTGAGTATGTAGTCAAACAAGTATAGTTCTATAGGGCTATACTTGTTTGCTTTTTTTAATAATCTCTAGAATGAAATTTAGTTCGATAAATATTAATTTTATTGTTTAAGAAAGGGTGAATTTAAAATGGAAATAAAAGAAGTTCTAGATATATTAAATCAAGCGGATAACGATACCGAGTATTCTAAAGAAATTTTCAAAGCTTATGAAGAAGGTAAGCAAGATATAGAAATTATAAATAGTAAAACTGGTAATAGAAGAGATTGGCTTGTTATAGCAGATATTTATAACAAGGGTGACTACAGTCAAAAGTTTCATCTAAAAAATTATTTAGAGTTTAAATTAAAGAATGGATTGGATGAAACAGCTGATTTTAGAAAATCTTGTTATAGATATTTTAAGAATGCAGCATTAGTATTGTATACAAGGGAAGCCGTATTTGGAGAATCAAAAGCCGAAATTAAATTAATTTTTGAAAATGTTAAGAAGTTTTACAAAGACGGTGGAAAAATTAATAATTACAGTGGACTAAGAAAATAGAGGTGAATATTATTTTATTTGAGGATGAAATACTAAATCTAATATCTGAAAAAAGAGAAGTGACATATTGGGGGAAACAGGAATATCACAAAAAATAAATCGACAATGTAAACGAATTTATTGAACTATCAATTAATTTATTGAGAACATGAAGATAAGCTATTATTTTATTAGTTATGTTAGTTAGTATTGAAGAAATGACTAACATTGCGAACAGAACACCATTTCTCTTAATGAATCATAAATTTCAAAAAAAGTATATTGGAATGGCAACACTTTTTTTGACAAATATTATAAGGTGTCAAAACATTGGTACTGTTATCCGATTACCCTTGACCATGAGCCTCTCAAACTGTGACTCTTTCGCGGTGTGTTGACTTATAAAAATCAACCCGCTATCTCACACGTATCACAGTTTGACTCATCCTCAAGGGAAGCTATCGCTAATCTCTGAGCTCTGATACTAAGCGGAGTGACATAATTCAATGCTCCGTGTATTCTGAAATGATTCCACCAATGAACATAGTCATAAAGAGCCACAGATAATTCTTTTAGTGTCTCAAACTGATTGGGATAAACGAACTCTGCTTTAAAGGATTTATAAGTTGACTCGGCGACGGCATTATCCCAGGGATTTCCTTTTCTACTCAACGATCGCTTGATATTAAATGTATTTAGTATGGTATCAATCACTTGGTTATCAAATTCTTTTCCTCTATCAGTATGAAACAACTGAATGTTTGTTAAGGCGTACGGAATCGTATAAAATGCCTGTTTAACTAATTCGGCATCTTTTGATGCCCCACAACTAAATCCAATGATTTCTCGATTAAATAAATCAAGAATTAAACAGACATAGTGCCAACGATTGCCAACCTTGACATAAGTTAAATCGGTGACAACTTTTTCTAATGGCATAACGGAGTTAAAATGACGTTTTAATTGATTGGTTATTTTAGACTCATTCACATTAGAAGATACCACCTTAAAATAAGCTTTCGTATACACAGAAACGAGGTTTCTGTGTCGCATAATCCTTCTAATTTTTCTTCTACTGAGAATGATGCCTTCTAAACTAAGTGCTTTTTTTATTTTACGAGCGCCATAAGCTTTTTTATTTTGGCGAAAAATCATTTCCACAATTTCTTCTAGTTCACTTTCTAGTAATGGCTTCTTTTCCTGATAATAGTAAGTTTGTCTTGATATTTTAAGGACTCGGCACATCGCTGATATAGAATATTTATGTTTGTTGGCTTTAATTACTTGCCTTTTCGTCCGAATATCAGCGCCGCTTGCTTTAAAATATCATTTTCCATTTCAAGCATTTTAAGTTCTTTTCTGAGTTTGATTAATTCCTTTTGTTCAGGTGTTAAATTATCTTTTTCTTTGAATGAACCTGTGGTTGTTCCTTGTTTTACCCACCTATCAAAAGTTGAAGGAGTTAACTCATAGTCACGAATAATATCTATTCTAGGTTTTCCTGATTGGTAAAGATCTACCATTTGTTGTTTAAATTCTTTGGTAAAAGTTCTTCTTGGTTTACGTTCTAACATGACATTTCCTCCAGTGTGTTTTCTTATTCTCATCACACCTTATTTTTTCTGTCTAGTCAAGTGTAGCCTATCCAGTTATACTGGTCTAAATTAATTGAAATCTGCGCTAAAGACTTAATTGATAATCAGTTTAGTGATGCAATTTACGCTCAAGTCATTGGACTATTCTCAGAAAAGGTCTCTCGTTATTATCTATATAAAAATCATCAGATTCCGAATAGTATTTTACATATCTATAAGAGTATTCAACCAGATGTTGAAAAATTTGCAATTCGTGATGACAAAATATTACGAGATATAGAAACTGCTAGAGGTTTGATAGCAATACCGATTTGGGGAAATGGTGGTTGCAATTAATAGAGTTAAATAGTACATAAATCATTTAACTATTCAAATAAAGTAGCGAAGACAATTTGTTTTTGCTACTTTATTTTTTTATGTAACTAGTGCATTGTTACTTTGCTTGATTGTTTTTATCCTATTTTATTGTACAATTATAAGTGTCTAGGTAATCTATGTTTAAGTGACTAACAATAACATATTTAGGAGAAATTATCATGAAAAAAATCGTAATTATTGGTGTTCTGATGAGTGGCCTGTTAGTTGGAGGATGTGGGCAGAAAAAGATAACTGATTCAGATGTAACGACAAAAAAATCGACAAAGATGAGTTCAGAAACTAGTCAGTCACAAGTGACAACTGAGACAAGTCATTCTTCTGAGTCTAGTACAACTGTTGAAAAAGAGGTTAAATCAACTAATCTTTGGAATGCTGATAAAGGCAAAAAACTTGCTGATTTTATGTTGAGCTGGGGGCAAACGATGAAACAAGATTATCAAGAATACAGCCCAACAAATAACGTTGATTTATATGGACTACAATTACCAAAAACCGTGTTAGAACGTCTTGATAATTGGCAAGCAGTAGTGAATGACGTACCAATATCATTAGCTTGGTCGGACAATGGGAAATCAGATGCTGAGTACACTTTAGTCGCCGTTTTTTCAGACGCTGATTCGCAACCATATATGCAAAAACATGTTTATTTCTTTACACTTGTATCTGGTGAGCCTAAAGTATTGGTAACGTCACAAAATCAAGGTAATAATGATAACTATTTATATTTTAAAGAAACGGATAATATTGAATTAAAAAATGGTTTTGCAGCGATTGTAGCGGATGAATAGGCATTAAGTCGCTATTTTTTGTCATCAATTATCAATCAGATTCATAATATGTCTGGCTAATTAGAAGGTACCAACTAGTTTCAAAATAATATTTAATCTGATTAGCTGTTAGAAGATACCAATATTTTTAGTCTAATTGATTTTGACGTATTCAAAAGGATTGAAGTTGTCTCAGCATTTTACAAAGAAAGTCGAAGAGAAATTAACATCTTCGACTTTTCCCCGTGGGAAGAAAATGAAAATCTATTTAAGGTGGTGTAGACCCTTAATCAAAAATTGGATGCGTCTATCTATTTTTAAAACTTTGCAACACAACCTTCAAAAAGATATAAAATTAACTTTAATACCATTTAGGTGTAGGTATTGTCATTGGTTGTAAGTTCTATCACAGAACTAAGAATGTCAATTAATAGAATAGTGCAAGTGGTCTATTTTAAATAGGGCGATTTTACAGAATTTTTAACTAATCGTTTGAGTAAAGATAGCATAGAAATAAATTCATGAAGATTCGTCAAGAAAATATTATTAATATCGCATTGCTACCATAGATAAACGTATTTTTTGATATATCGTTACAGCATGATGACTATCTACTGCTTAAAAATTTTAAGACACTAATAATTTTTAGAAAAACGCTTGATGCAATCAGCGTTTTTTTTATTTTGTTTTTTAAAAGGAACGTTTATTGTTAAAGTTTGTTATTAAAAGATAAATATAAAAGTTTATAATGCTTTAATCTTGTTTTTTAAGTCGCTATTTTAAGACATAATAAAGATAAAAGTCGTTTTATATAACAGTTATTTAAAAACAAGGATTTGACAAACATGAAAAATTTGTGAATAATGATAAAATAATTAGTTTTTTATAATAAATAACTAATAAAACAAATAATGTTTGGAGGAATTATATGTCGGGTCAATTTTTGAAACGTCCATCAGTCAGAAAGTCAGTTGTTGTAGCAAGTAGTCTGATGTTATTATCTACCCCTGTGTTACAAAGTTCAGTTGTTTTGGCGGAAAAAGCTAAAGAAAAAACTAGCCAAGAGAAAAAGCTGGGAACACGTAAAAAAGAGTTGCAAGAATTTTTGGCAAATGAGCAACAAAATAATAGTAAAGAACTGACAGCAGCCTTTTATCAGCGTGTTGATGAGCAATTGAAAGCAAAAGGTGTTATTACAGATGGTGGATCACATACTGAAGTTGATCAAAGTCAACGTATTCGTGTGATTATCCAAACAGATAAAGAAGCTGCTGTAAAAAAAACGGTGACGCCAGATGGGAGTCAATCAGCAGTTAAATCGATTGAGCAAGCGACAAAAAAGGTAACAGCGGCTCAGTCGGATTTAAAGAAAGTTATTGAAAAAATCGCTGGTGCGAAAGCTAAACGATCATTTGGTTATTTAGTTAATGCATTCTCAATTGATGTCCGGTTAACCGATTTGGATACTATTAAAAACCTAAGTGGGGTCTTATCTGTTACACCTGCGCAAGTTTTTTATCCAAGTGACACAGATGCTAATCAATTAGCGCAAGTCCAAAAAGTATGGGAAGAGAATAAATTTAAAGGTGAAGGTATGGTCGTTTCCATTATTGATAGCGGGATTGATCCGAATCATCCAGATTTATATTTAAGTGAAGAAACAACTGGAAAGTTAACGAAAGCTAAGGCAGACGAGATGCCTAAAGGAAAATATTTTAATAGTAAAGTCCCTTATGGTTACAATTATGCGGATGGCAATGATGATATTGTTGACACAGGTGATGCGGGGATGCATGGGCAACACGTTGCAGGTATTGCAGGTGCTAATGGACAAGTGAAGGGTGTGGCTCCCGAGGCACAACTATTAGCAATGAAGGTTTTCTCAAATAACAAGGAGTTGAAAGGTTGTTATAGTGATGATGTTATTGCAGCGATTGAAGATTCAGTTAAATTAGGTGCGGATGTTATCAATATGAGTTTAGGATCTGTTAGCGATAACACGGACCCAAATGATCCGCAATCAATTGCGGTCAGAGAAGCTACTGAGGCAGGTGTTATCTCGATTATTTCAGCTGGAAATAATAATGTTAGTGGGACAAATGACACAAACGCAGATCCTCAAAACTTAACTGGCACAACTGAACTTAGTACGGTCGGTGGCCCAGGTGTGACAACTGAAGCCTTAACTGTTGCATCATCTGAGAATACTAAGGTCACGATGGAGACCATTAAAGATACTTTAGGTAATGTTGTGTTTGATTCAGTGACCGGTTTGCCGAAAGGTGCTACGACGGTGTTTAGTCAAGTAACAACTGACTATAGTATTTTAGAGAAAGAGTTAGACTTAGTCAATGTAGGTTTAGGCCAAGAAAGTGATTATACTAGTGAGATAAAAGCACAACTAAAAGGTAAAATTGCGTTAATTCAACGTGGTGGTATTAGTTTTACGGAAAAAGCCAAGCGCGCTAAAGATAATGGAGCAATTGCTGCTTTTATCTATAATAATCAAGCTGGAGTTGTCCAAATGGCATTAGACGATCCAGACTATCCAGTTTTAGGTTTATCAGATAGTGATGGTCAAAAATTAGTTGATATAGCAGCTAAAAAGCAAGCTATTCATTTAGATTTTGATTCTGCTAGTGTGGATAATGATCAGTTTGGTAAAATGTCTAGTTTTAGCTCATGGGGGCCAACGCCTGAATTGAATTTTAAACCAGAAATTAGTGCGCCTGGTGGTAATATTTATTCCTTAGCTAATGGTAAAAAATACCAATCCATGAGTGGGACATCAATGGCAGCACCATTTGTAGCTGGCTCACAAGCATTGCTTTTACAATCAATTAAAGAGAAAAAGTTAGACTTATCAGGAGCTGAGTTAGTTAAATTTGCTAAAGATTCAGTCATTAATACCTCTGTACCGATGTTTGATAGCGAGCATACCAAAGAAATTATTTCACCAAGACGTCAAGGTGCTGGTCAAATTAACATTGCAGCAGCTATAAACAATCAGGTGAGTGTAACATCAGCTAATGATCAAGCTTCAACAGTTGCGTTAAAGGAAATAGGACGTTCAACGACGTTTACAGTAAACGTTAAAAATAATGGTCAACAAGAAAAAACCTATCATTTTAATGATTACGGTGGCGTCTACACACAGCAAACTGCTGATAACAAAGAAATTTATGATACTAAAATTCCAAATGCCACAATCAAAGCAGATAAAAACCAAGTAACTGTTGCTCCGGGTCAAACTGAACCAGTTACTTTAACGATTACTTTGCCATTTGCTTTTGACGCTCAACAATTTGTTGAAGGATATGTTGGATTTGATGGGGACAGTAAAGAGACACCAAATTTAGTGATTCCTTACATGGGATTTTTTGGTAAATATAGCCAAGGTAAAATTATTGATCCACTGCATTTCCAAGAAGGTCATCAAGCCCCTACTAACTCTGGTTATTTAATCAGTAATGAAAAAATTATTTTGGGGTTAGATGGTAATAAAGTAAATCCAGATAAAATTGCGATTTCACCAAAAAATCGTGATAAAGTTAAAGACTATAGTTTACCTATTTTATTCTTTAACAAAAATTATGCTGAAGCAACATATAGTATTATTGATGAAAAAGAACAAACAGTTCGCGAGTTATTCATCAGTAAAAACGGTCGTAAAGATTACTTTAGTAGTAGTACAGGTGATTGGACACAGCATACAGTTTCGCAAGCAAGATGGGATGGAAAAGTGCATGATAAAAAGACAGGTAAGGAAAAAGATGTCCCAGATGGTCGCTACCAATATAAAATTAGTGTCGTAGCACAAACGGACAATATGGCACAAACGACATATATTCCAGTGACAGTTGATAATACAGCGCCAAAAGTTAATCAAGTTGAATTAGCTAAAGATGGCAAGTTAGTTTTAGATGTATCAGATAATTTAACCGGTATTGATGCTAAAACCGTGGCAGTAGCAATTAATGGTAAAATTATAAAACAACGTATTCAAAAAGTCGCAGATGGACAAGAACATGCTGGTAAATATGTGACTGATAGTCTGACACCTTACCTTGCATCGGGTCGTAACCAAGTTGAATTATTAGTCGCTGACGAAGCAGGAAATAATACATACCAGGCACTTAAAGTAGACGCTGGGCAAGTGGAAAACCTATTAGTTTATAATGTGGCGAAAGGTCAAACCATTACTCAAACAACGGCTGGTTATAATGCGGAAGAAGGAACATTTACGTTAAGTGGTAGCTATAAGGAATCTACAGAATTCTTCATTAATGGCCAAGCAGTGTCAACTAATGAAGACGGATTTTTTGAAACATCAGTTCCCGTAACCAATGACACAGTGGCCTTTAAGTTTTCTAATGATACAACAGCAACTAGCGTATTATTAGATTTACCAGTGACAGTTCGTTTATCTGGACCTGGATTAAGCGTTGATAATCTAGGTGAG containing:
- a CDS encoding IS3 family transposase (programmed frameshift) translates to MLERKPRRTFTKEFKQQMVDLYQSGKPRIDIIRDYELTPSTFDRWVKQGTTTGSFKEKDNLTPEQKELIKLRKELKMLEMENDILKQAALIFGPKRQVIKANKHKYSISAMCRVLKISRQTYYYQEKKPLLESELEEIVEMIFRQNKKAYGARKIKKALSLEGIILSRRKIRRIMRHRNLVSVYTKAYFKVVSSNVNESKITNQLKRHFNSVMPLEKVVTDLTYVKVGNRWHYVCLILDLFNREIIGFSCGASKDAELVKQAFYTIPYALTNIQLFHTDRGKEFDNQVIDTILNTFNIKRSLSRKGNPWDNAVAESTYKSFKAEFVYPNQFETLKELSVALYDYVHWWNHFRIHGALNYVTPLSIRAQRLAIASLEDESNCDTCEIAG
- a CDS encoding DUF4767 domain-containing protein, encoding MKKIVIIGVLMSGLLVGGCGQKKITDSDVTTKKSTKMSSETSQSQVTTETSHSSESSTTVEKEVKSTNLWNADKGKKLADFMLSWGQTMKQDYQEYSPTNNVDLYGLQLPKTVLERLDNWQAVVNDVPISLAWSDNGKSDAEYTLVAVFSDADSQPYMQKHVYFFTLVSGEPKVLVTSQNQGNNDNYLYFKETDNIELKNGFAAIVADE
- a CDS encoding S8 family serine peptidase; the encoded protein is MSGQFLKRPSVRKSVVVASSLMLLSTPVLQSSVVLAEKAKEKTSQEKKLGTRKKELQEFLANEQQNNSKELTAAFYQRVDEQLKAKGVITDGGSHTEVDQSQRIRVIIQTDKEAAVKKTVTPDGSQSAVKSIEQATKKVTAAQSDLKKVIEKIAGAKAKRSFGYLVNAFSIDVRLTDLDTIKNLSGVLSVTPAQVFYPSDTDANQLAQVQKVWEENKFKGEGMVVSIIDSGIDPNHPDLYLSEETTGKLTKAKADEMPKGKYFNSKVPYGYNYADGNDDIVDTGDAGMHGQHVAGIAGANGQVKGVAPEAQLLAMKVFSNNKELKGCYSDDVIAAIEDSVKLGADVINMSLGSVSDNTDPNDPQSIAVREATEAGVISIISAGNNNVSGTNDTNADPQNLTGTTELSTVGGPGVTTEALTVASSENTKVTMETIKDTLGNVVFDSVTGLPKGATTVFSQVTTDYSILEKELDLVNVGLGQESDYTSEIKAQLKGKIALIQRGGISFTEKAKRAKDNGAIAAFIYNNQAGVVQMALDDPDYPVLGLSDSDGQKLVDIAAKKQAIHLDFDSASVDNDQFGKMSSFSSWGPTPELNFKPEISAPGGNIYSLANGKKYQSMSGTSMAAPFVAGSQALLLQSIKEKKLDLSGAELVKFAKDSVINTSVPMFDSEHTKEIISPRRQGAGQINIAAAINNQVSVTSANDQASTVALKEIGRSTTFTVNVKNNGQQEKTYHFNDYGGVYTQQTADNKEIYDTKIPNATIKADKNQVTVAPGQTEPVTLTITLPFAFDAQQFVEGYVGFDGDSKETPNLVIPYMGFFGKYSQGKIIDPLHFQEGHQAPTNSGYLISNEKIILGLDGNKVNPDKIAISPKNRDKVKDYSLPILFFNKNYAEATYSIIDEKEQTVRELFISKNGRKDYFSSSTGDWTQHTVSQARWDGKVHDKKTGKEKDVPDGRYQYKISVVAQTDNMAQTTYIPVTVDNTAPKVNQVELAKDGKLVLDVSDNLTGIDAKTVAVAINGKIIKQRIQKVADGQEHAGKYVTDSLTPYLASGRNQVELLVADEAGNNTYQALKVDAGQVENLLVYNVAKGQTITQTTAGYNAEEGTFTLSGSYKESTEFFINGQAVSTNEDGFFETSVPVTNDTVAFKFSNDTTATSVLLDLPVTVRLSGPGLSVDNLGESGVITTEDETYELKGQAKGASVAILYNPTTDEKIPLTLDADGRFTTSVKLGYGDNLFYVVAQDDLTNQTIQKVLIHSSGSTVLNNDIIAFDNIETSLTLLNADSEGYDKDNKILTVTGKLAYPVTTFKLNGEDVAYDPATLEFSYQLKEVKTGSYRLTAYVQDDKLNNARPLVNYGYMIWVDDTLPTLNLENMEVTKDGGLMAYTNQNPYTVKAKILDNLSGFNLSINSNHVHTDPTYYTFDEKFFAKRDAVDVAYKLDVLPEDISKMTATLTDLADNRKTLDFDVAHHLNNVLPAPTMKSSVDTLTKENVVLTASNVADVQKNSGNFVAPVLYYSSDQETWTELPESLNVAENGQLFFKYADKYGNQSPVTSVETKNIRTKVAANPVVKLSSYGEKEEQVTVTLELDKEDKSTKIRYSLDNGKTWKEYNKPFTVNKNSVLQVQSFDTAGNEGTILSENIMVKATKSIDTTDKTKEDTSSQGDSKDKPADKDKPTDKDKTLGEVESPFEENPTNDGKDKPTKDKSDKNATDAKDTESKKPVNTDPIGIIPASSSKLASEKVPASNQSQTKEQGKSGKTLPKTGEKESFTAMTLGSLLVGMAGITLFIRKKKVK